In Agromyces sp. G08B096, a genomic segment contains:
- a CDS encoding MFS transporter has protein sequence MATSLDTHSIPLTAPQRWRAYWVCVAVAALTILDLTKVNVALPSIEQAFGVGSTELQLIVSGYVLTFGLTLVPAGRIGDQRSRKAMFLIGLSAFLVTSVVCALAPNATVLLVGRLLQGVAAGIQMPQVLGLVQQLFQGAERGRAFGLFGATIGISTAFGPTLGGLMIALGGATDGWRWIFWMNVPLVLVAIVLAIRLLPGAPDRPARKLELDPVGLGLFAVTVVALMWPFLFTTGAPTDDPARWWTLIVFVLALTGFIAWERHYAASGRHPLVPLSLFSISSYRNGTALATAYFTAMPPSFLLTTLYLQHGLGLEPVYAGMVTIGFALTSAVASWWGGTVVDRIGRPLVVWGIIILMAGIGGLVLVALTTPPAVTPWAMAGTMVVAGFGGGLVISPNQTLTLADIPVRQGGLAGSVGQLGQRVGAAVGTAVALSLFYATIWREGDGTGEGGDLTAFHHAYGYGMASVALFLALALALGLADLGARKRQRRTLGAREA, from the coding sequence ATGGCCACGTCACTCGACACGCATTCGATCCCGCTCACGGCGCCGCAGCGCTGGCGCGCCTACTGGGTCTGCGTCGCGGTCGCGGCGCTCACCATCCTCGACCTGACGAAGGTGAACGTCGCCCTGCCCTCGATCGAGCAGGCCTTCGGGGTGGGCTCCACCGAGCTGCAGCTGATCGTCTCGGGCTACGTCCTCACCTTCGGCCTCACGCTCGTGCCCGCCGGCCGCATCGGCGACCAGCGCTCGCGGAAGGCGATGTTCCTCATCGGCCTCTCGGCGTTCCTCGTCACGAGCGTCGTCTGCGCGCTCGCGCCGAACGCCACGGTGCTGCTCGTCGGCCGGCTGCTCCAGGGCGTCGCCGCGGGCATCCAGATGCCGCAGGTGCTGGGCCTCGTGCAACAACTCTTCCAGGGGGCCGAGCGCGGTCGCGCCTTCGGCCTGTTCGGGGCGACGATCGGCATCTCCACGGCGTTCGGCCCGACGCTCGGCGGCCTGATGATCGCCCTCGGCGGCGCGACCGACGGGTGGCGCTGGATCTTCTGGATGAACGTCCCGCTCGTCCTGGTGGCGATCGTCCTCGCGATCCGGCTCCTGCCCGGCGCCCCCGACCGGCCGGCCCGCAAGCTCGAGCTGGACCCCGTCGGTCTCGGGCTCTTCGCGGTCACCGTGGTGGCCCTCATGTGGCCGTTCCTGTTCACCACCGGAGCGCCGACCGACGACCCCGCGAGGTGGTGGACGCTCATCGTGTTCGTGCTCGCCCTCACGGGGTTCATCGCGTGGGAGCGGCACTACGCAGCGAGCGGCCGGCACCCGCTCGTTCCGCTGTCGCTGTTCTCGATCAGCTCCTATCGCAACGGCACGGCGCTCGCCACGGCGTACTTCACGGCGATGCCACCGAGCTTCCTGCTGACGACGCTCTACCTGCAGCACGGTCTCGGCCTCGAACCGGTCTACGCCGGGATGGTCACCATCGGATTCGCGCTGACGAGCGCGGTGGCCTCGTGGTGGGGCGGCACGGTCGTCGACCGGATCGGCCGCCCGCTCGTCGTCTGGGGCATCATCATCCTGATGGCCGGCATCGGCGGCCTTGTGCTCGTCGCGCTCACCACGCCGCCCGCGGTCACGCCGTGGGCCATGGCGGGCACGATGGTCGTCGCGGGCTTCGGCGGCGGCCTCGTGATCTCGCCGAACCAGACCCTCACGCTGGCCGACATCCCCGTGCGCCAGGGCGGACTCGCCGGCTCGGTCGGTCAGCTCGGCCAGCGCGTCGGTGCGGCCGTCGGCACCGCGGTGGCCTTGTCGTTGTTCTACGCGACCATCTGGCGTGAGGGTGACGGCACGGGCGAGGGAGGGGATCTCACCGCCTTCCACCACGCCTACGGGTACGGGATGGCATCGGTGGCGCTGTTCCTCGCACTGGCGCTCGCGCTCGGCCTCGCCGATCTCGGCGCGAGGAAGCGGCAGCGCCGCACGCTGGGGGCTCGGGAGGCCTGA
- a CDS encoding MFS transporter: protein MPRPALFGPLAAIVGFLAFVEFTSGIIQGYYTPMLTDIARHLGIHDADVNWLEGSQLALSALVVPAFAKLGDMVGHKRMLLISTAITAAASLVLPFTDSFAVFLVAWALQGFYVVWLPLEVALIWSRSRAAGHPASLTAKAAGVLVAALELGAITGALVGGALIDALPLTVVLLVPALAVVACFVVIRFGVRESPDLAGGRLDTVGLTLVSLALLALTGGLSFLRLNGVGHPLGWSLVVIGILLVVPFARWELRHPDPLIDVRMFRSPSLWPVFLTAGLFGVSVLGAQAPLSTFARTDPEVYGYGLGTQGFATSLLIGVYLIAMIAGALLYPVAARRLTPRITLMVAAGLVAVGYLLFLPLHDTYAQTVTNMAIAGVGSGALVAALPAAAAAAAPAHQTGVATGLTNSVKTVGGAIASCVFGIALASHLAAGTPSGAEGTAGSFSGYVTVWLVCGLTAAVAAVLLAFVPRHAFSDAPMPEHAPVA from the coding sequence ATGCCCCGCCCAGCCCTGTTCGGCCCACTGGCCGCGATCGTCGGTTTCCTCGCGTTCGTCGAGTTCACGAGCGGGATCATCCAGGGCTACTACACCCCGATGCTCACCGACATCGCGCGCCACCTCGGCATCCACGACGCCGACGTGAACTGGCTCGAGGGCTCGCAGCTCGCCCTGTCCGCGCTCGTCGTGCCCGCCTTCGCGAAGCTCGGCGACATGGTCGGCCACAAGCGGATGCTCCTCATCTCGACCGCGATCACCGCCGCCGCGTCGCTCGTGCTGCCGTTCACCGATTCGTTCGCGGTCTTCCTCGTCGCATGGGCGCTGCAGGGGTTCTACGTCGTCTGGCTGCCGCTCGAGGTCGCGTTGATCTGGTCGCGCTCACGGGCGGCGGGGCATCCGGCCTCCCTCACCGCGAAGGCCGCGGGCGTGCTCGTCGCCGCACTCGAGCTCGGCGCGATCACCGGCGCGCTCGTCGGCGGAGCGCTCATCGATGCGCTGCCGCTGACGGTCGTGCTGCTGGTGCCGGCGCTCGCCGTCGTGGCGTGCTTCGTGGTGATCCGCTTCGGCGTGCGTGAGTCGCCCGACCTCGCGGGCGGCCGCCTCGACACCGTGGGGCTGACGCTCGTGTCGCTGGCGCTGCTGGCGCTCACCGGCGGCCTGAGCTTCCTGCGACTGAACGGCGTCGGGCACCCGCTCGGCTGGTCGCTCGTGGTGATCGGCATCCTCCTCGTCGTGCCCTTCGCCCGCTGGGAGCTGCGTCACCCCGACCCGCTGATCGACGTGCGCATGTTCCGCTCGCCGTCGCTCTGGCCGGTGTTCCTCACGGCCGGCCTCTTCGGTGTGAGCGTGCTGGGGGCGCAGGCGCCGCTGTCCACGTTCGCCCGGACCGACCCCGAGGTGTACGGCTACGGCCTCGGCACGCAGGGCTTCGCCACGTCGCTGCTCATCGGCGTCTACCTCATCGCGATGATCGCGGGAGCGCTGCTCTACCCGGTGGCGGCGCGACGGCTCACGCCGCGGATCACGCTCATGGTCGCGGCCGGGCTCGTCGCCGTCGGCTACCTGCTGTTCCTGCCACTGCACGACACCTACGCGCAGACCGTCACCAACATGGCGATCGCGGGCGTCGGCTCGGGCGCGCTCGTCGCGGCGCTCCCGGCCGCGGCGGCGGCCGCGGCGCCCGCGCACCAGACGGGTGTCGCGACGGGGCTCACGAACTCGGTGAAGACCGTCGGCGGCGCCATCGCGTCGTGCGTGTTCGGCATCGCGCTCGCCAGTCACCTCGCCGCCGGCACCCCGTCCGGTGCGGAGGGCACGGCGGGCTCGTTCTCCGGCTACGTGACGGTCTGGCTGGTCTGCGGCCTCACGGCCGCGGTCGCGGCCGTGCTGCTGGCGTTCGTTCCGCGGCACGCGTTCTCGGATGCTCCGATGCCGGAGCACGCCCCCGTCGCCTGA
- a CDS encoding NAD(P)-binding domain-containing protein encodes MTERPVIGIFGAGKVGTALARLLVASGHEVLIAGSPRQTALDLLVSVVAPGARVVGPDELVELADVVIVAVPFGKAGSVPWDRFDGRIVVDAMNYWPPVDGNIAEVDEDPRSTSELNAARNPAARVVKSLNHLGYHDMEDDALPPGARLRRALAVVGDDADARAVVARLIDAIGFDPVDGGALAHGVALEPGHPAFGQALSAAELGALLTPAAHLAA; translated from the coding sequence GTGACGGAGCGACCGGTGATCGGGATCTTCGGTGCCGGCAAGGTGGGCACCGCGCTCGCACGCCTGCTCGTCGCCTCAGGGCACGAGGTGCTCATCGCCGGCTCCCCGCGGCAGACCGCACTGGACCTGCTCGTCTCGGTCGTCGCGCCGGGCGCCCGCGTGGTCGGCCCCGACGAACTCGTCGAGCTCGCCGATGTGGTCATCGTCGCCGTCCCGTTCGGCAAGGCCGGCAGCGTGCCGTGGGACCGCTTCGACGGCCGGATCGTCGTCGACGCGATGAACTACTGGCCCCCGGTCGACGGCAACATCGCCGAGGTCGACGAGGATCCCCGCTCGACGAGCGAGCTGAACGCCGCGCGGAACCCCGCTGCCCGGGTGGTGAAGAGCCTCAACCACCTCGGCTACCACGACATGGAGGACGACGCGCTGCCTCCGGGGGCGCGGCTGCGCCGGGCCCTCGCCGTCGTCGGAGACGACGCCGATGCCCGCGCCGTCGTCGCCCGCCTCATCGACGCCATCGGGTTCGACCCGGTCGACGGCGGCGCGCTCGCGCACGGCGTGGCGCTCGAGCCGGGACATCCGGCCTTCGGCCAGGCCCTCTCGGCGGCCGAGCTCGGCGCGCTGCTGACGCCCGCCGCGCATCTGGCCGCGTAG
- a CDS encoding LLM class flavin-dependent oxidoreductase, which produces MTQQVEFGLDTFGDVTLGPDGEPLPHAQVLRNVVAEAELADKLGLDFFGVGEHHRHEFAISAPEVVLAAIAGRTERIHLGSAVTVLSSDDPVRVFQRFATLDGLSGGRAEVILGRGSFIESFPLFGYDLSQYQDLFEEKLQLFAALLPQEPVTWAGKLRPALTDQSVYPPVEHGRLKTWVGVGGSPESVVRAAHYGLPLVLAIIGGSPARFAPLADLYRKALDQFGHEPQPVAIHSPGFIAETDDEALDTLWPHYRSIMDRIGRERGWGATTRDHFENEARHGALYAGSPETVAQKMAGAIRAIGASRFDLKYSNGTLSHESMLASIERYATQVVPRVRELLAAQPA; this is translated from the coding sequence ATGACGCAGCAGGTCGAATTCGGACTCGACACCTTCGGCGATGTCACCCTGGGCCCCGACGGCGAGCCGCTGCCGCACGCGCAGGTCCTCCGCAACGTGGTCGCCGAGGCCGAACTGGCCGACAAGCTCGGCCTCGACTTCTTCGGAGTCGGCGAGCACCACCGTCACGAGTTCGCCATCTCCGCGCCCGAGGTCGTACTCGCCGCCATCGCAGGCCGGACCGAGCGCATCCATCTCGGTTCGGCGGTCACCGTGCTGAGCTCCGACGACCCCGTGCGCGTCTTCCAGCGGTTCGCCACGCTCGACGGGCTCTCCGGCGGGCGGGCCGAAGTCATCCTCGGACGCGGCTCGTTCATCGAGTCGTTCCCGCTGTTCGGCTACGACCTCAGCCAGTACCAGGACCTCTTCGAGGAGAAGCTGCAGCTGTTCGCCGCCCTCCTCCCGCAGGAGCCCGTCACCTGGGCCGGGAAGCTCCGTCCGGCGCTCACCGACCAGTCCGTGTATCCGCCCGTCGAGCACGGCCGGCTGAAGACATGGGTCGGCGTCGGGGGCAGCCCCGAGTCCGTCGTTCGGGCCGCGCACTACGGCCTGCCGCTGGTGCTCGCGATCATCGGCGGCTCGCCCGCGAGGTTCGCCCCGCTCGCCGACCTCTACCGGAAGGCGCTCGACCAGTTCGGCCACGAGCCGCAGCCTGTGGCGATCCACTCGCCCGGGTTCATCGCCGAGACCGATGACGAGGCGCTCGACACGCTGTGGCCGCACTACCGGTCGATCATGGACCGCATCGGCCGCGAGCGCGGCTGGGGTGCCACGACGCGCGACCACTTCGAGAACGAGGCCCGGCACGGCGCCCTCTACGCCGGCTCGCCCGAGACGGTGGCGCAGAAGATGGCGGGGGCGATCCGGGCGATCGGCGCCAGCCGTTTCGACCTGAAGTACTCCAACGGCACGCTCTCGCACGAGTCGATGCTCGCGAGCATCGAGCGATACGCCACGCAGGTGGTGCCGCGAGTGCGCGAGCTGCTCGCCGCTCAGCCGGCCTGA